In Hemibagrus wyckioides isolate EC202008001 linkage group LG21, SWU_Hwy_1.0, whole genome shotgun sequence, the following proteins share a genomic window:
- the zgc:158258 gene encoding uncharacterized protein zgc:158258 isoform X1, with protein MKRQAHGNTDNKRSWDRIISFNSPAGANISGAECQSDSSTQHLSADEKACLSYLEEIIESTVTEDDDLSSEESQSFGNNHQRTAHGVHQDMSSCNSIPVTESSQDLSAEEKDCLKFLEETIDSLEDGGLSTDDAERFPESGYTMVKKHHINRMKNFMVPIPLVQATTNVSIPPKQKDQASSDWGSLSCDGSPGVMRPDKHKLEALRKLGLLKNVMPENKQGLDAPLSSSFPDRPQKHKQEASLKSSVSDNEQLAIQKLSHALSLSLQMVPDEDEDQQWALRRLGVLKD; from the exons ATGAAGAGACAAGCGCATGGAAACACAGACAATAAGAGGAGCTGGGACAGAATTATCAGCTTCAACTCTCCAGCT ggtgccaatatttctggaGCTGAGTGTCAGAGTGATAGTAGCACACAGCATCTCTCTGCAGACGAGAAGGCTTGCCTCAGCTATTTGGAGGAGATAATCGAGTCCACCGTTACAGAGGACGATGATTtgtccagtgaggagtctcaGTCTTTTGGAAACAACCATCAGCGCACAGCacatggagttcatcaggacat gtcatcCTGCAACTCTATTCCTGTGACTGAAAGCTCTCAAGATCTCTCAGCAGAAGAAAAGGATTGTCTCAAGTTCTTAGAGGAGACCATTGATTCCCTAGAGGACGGCGGTCTCTCCACTGATGATGCTGAAAGATTTCCAGAGTCAGGTTACACTATGGTCAAAAAGCATCACATCAATCGAATGAAGAATTTCATGGTTCCTATACCTCTTGTCCAGGCAACTACCAATGTTAGCATCCCTCCTAAACAAAAGGATCAAGCATCATCAGACTGGGGGTCTTTGTCCTGTGATGGTTCTCCTGGTGTGATGAGACCAGATAAGCACAAGCTGGAGGCTTTACGTAAACTAGGTCTACTAAAAAATGTAATGCCAGAAAACAAACAAGGCTTGGATGCCCCATTGTCAAGCTCCTTTCCAGACCGGCCTCAGAAGCACAAACAAGAGGCGTCCTTGAAGAGCAGTGTCTCCGACAATGAACAACTGGCCATCCAAAAGCTATCACATGCCCTAAGCTTAAGCCTACAGATGGTTCCTGATGAAGATGAGGACCAGCAATGGGCTCTAAGACGACTAGGAGTGCTTAAAGACTAA
- the zgc:158258 gene encoding uncharacterized protein zgc:158258 isoform X2, producing the protein MICPVRSLSLLETTISAQHMEFIRTCRCILSFTQQTVCTVIWSSCNSIPVTESSQDLSAEEKDCLKFLEETIDSLEDGGLSTDDAERFPESGYTMVKKHHINRMKNFMVPIPLVQATTNVSIPPKQKDQASSDWGSLSCDGSPGVMRPDKHKLEALRKLGLLKNVMPENKQGLDAPLSSSFPDRPQKHKQEASLKSSVSDNEQLAIQKLSHALSLSLQMVPDEDEDQQWALRRLGVLKD; encoded by the exons ATGATTtgtccagtgaggagtctcaGTCTTTTGGAAACAACCATCAGCGCACAGCacatggagttcatcaggacatGTAGGTGTATACTGAGCTTTACTCAACAGACTGTGTGTACAGTTATATG gtcatcCTGCAACTCTATTCCTGTGACTGAAAGCTCTCAAGATCTCTCAGCAGAAGAAAAGGATTGTCTCAAGTTCTTAGAGGAGACCATTGATTCCCTAGAGGACGGCGGTCTCTCCACTGATGATGCTGAAAGATTTCCAGAGTCAGGTTACACTATGGTCAAAAAGCATCACATCAATCGAATGAAGAATTTCATGGTTCCTATACCTCTTGTCCAGGCAACTACCAATGTTAGCATCCCTCCTAAACAAAAGGATCAAGCATCATCAGACTGGGGGTCTTTGTCCTGTGATGGTTCTCCTGGTGTGATGAGACCAGATAAGCACAAGCTGGAGGCTTTACGTAAACTAGGTCTACTAAAAAATGTAATGCCAGAAAACAAACAAGGCTTGGATGCCCCATTGTCAAGCTCCTTTCCAGACCGGCCTCAGAAGCACAAACAAGAGGCGTCCTTGAAGAGCAGTGTCTCCGACAATGAACAACTGGCCATCCAAAAGCTATCACATGCCCTAAGCTTAAGCCTACAGATGGTTCCTGATGAAGATGAGGACCAGCAATGGGCTCTAAGACGACTAGGAGTGCTTAAAGACTAA